In Amycolatopsis methanolica 239, a single genomic region encodes these proteins:
- a CDS encoding DNA-3-methyladenine glycosylase, with translation MTGRLFKREELAIDPVDLARVLLGSVLECASPAGVVRARLVEVEAYRGEDDPASHCYRGRTARNTVMWGPAGHLYVYFVYGMHFCANVVGREDGEAGAVLLRAAEITEGADVARSRRKAARTDVELARGPARLTSALGIGPQHNGADLVDPHSPVRLLTGEEVPAERVRSGPRVGVAAAMDTPWRFWIDDSPAVSLYRRGGRARPAK, from the coding sequence ATGACCGGACGCCTGTTCAAACGCGAGGAGCTGGCGATCGACCCGGTCGACCTGGCCCGCGTCCTGCTCGGTTCGGTGCTGGAGTGCGCGAGTCCCGCGGGCGTCGTGCGCGCGCGGCTGGTCGAGGTGGAGGCCTACCGCGGGGAGGACGATCCCGCGTCGCACTGCTACCGCGGGCGCACCGCACGCAACACGGTCATGTGGGGCCCCGCAGGTCACCTGTACGTGTACTTCGTCTACGGCATGCACTTCTGCGCCAACGTGGTCGGCCGGGAGGACGGCGAGGCGGGAGCGGTGCTGTTGCGCGCCGCCGAGATCACCGAGGGGGCCGATGTGGCGCGGTCCCGGCGCAAGGCCGCGCGCACGGACGTCGAGCTGGCCCGCGGGCCGGCCCGGCTGACCTCCGCGCTCGGCATCGGCCCGCAGCACAACGGAGCCGACCTGGTGGACCCGCATTCGCCGGTGCGCCTGCTGACGGGGGAGGAGGTGCCCGCCGAGCGCGTCCGGTCCGGCCCGCGGGTCGGGGTGGCGGCGGCGATGGACACCCCGTGGCGGTTCTGGATCGACGACTCCCCTGCCGTGTCGCTCTACCGGCGCGGCGGACGGGCCCGCCCCGCCAAATAG
- the tyrS gene encoding tyrosine--tRNA ligase, with amino-acid sequence MSEHILDELSWRGLIAQSTDIDALRKDLDAGPLTLYGGFDPTAESLHAGHLVQLLTLARFQQAGHRPIVLGGGATGQIGDPRDIGERSLVTPEVTAARLEKIRVQLEKFVTFDDSPTGAIVENNLNWFKDVSALDFLRDVGKHFSVNVMLARETVKRRLASDGISYTEFSYLLLQSYDYLTLFRKYGTKLQIGGSDQWGNIVGGVDYIRKVDGASVHALTTPLVTDSEGRKFGKSTGGGNLWLDPELTSPYAWFQYFVNVADSDVLPYLRMLTFVPREEIDEIARLTEEKPHLRAGQRRLAEELTTLVHGEDQTRQVIAASQALFGRGELAELDARTLDAVMAEVPVGEVRLADEPTIVDLLVATGLVDSKGAARRTVKEGGAYVNNAKIADEEWRPERADALHGTWLVVRRGKRNTAGVKLLA; translated from the coding sequence GTGAGCGAACACATCCTCGACGAACTGTCCTGGCGTGGGCTGATCGCGCAGTCCACCGACATCGACGCGCTGCGGAAGGACCTGGACGCCGGTCCGCTCACCCTCTATGGCGGCTTCGACCCGACCGCGGAAAGCCTGCACGCCGGCCACCTCGTCCAGCTGCTGACGCTCGCCCGGTTCCAGCAGGCCGGCCACCGGCCGATCGTGCTCGGTGGGGGAGCGACCGGGCAGATCGGCGACCCGCGCGACATCGGTGAGCGCTCGCTGGTCACGCCCGAGGTGACCGCCGCCCGCCTGGAGAAGATCCGGGTGCAGCTGGAGAAGTTCGTGACCTTCGACGACTCGCCGACCGGGGCGATCGTCGAGAACAACCTGAACTGGTTCAAGGACGTGTCGGCGCTGGACTTCCTGCGGGACGTCGGCAAGCACTTCTCGGTGAACGTGATGCTGGCGCGGGAGACGGTGAAGCGGCGCCTGGCCTCCGACGGCATCTCCTACACCGAGTTCAGCTACCTGCTCCTGCAGTCCTACGACTACCTGACGCTGTTCCGGAAGTACGGGACGAAGCTGCAGATCGGCGGCTCGGACCAGTGGGGCAACATCGTCGGCGGGGTGGACTACATCCGCAAGGTCGACGGCGCGAGCGTGCACGCGCTGACCACACCGCTGGTCACCGACTCCGAGGGCCGCAAGTTCGGCAAGTCCACCGGGGGCGGGAACCTCTGGCTCGACCCGGAGTTGACCTCGCCGTACGCGTGGTTCCAGTACTTCGTGAACGTCGCGGACTCCGACGTCCTGCCCTACCTGCGCATGCTGACGTTCGTGCCGCGCGAGGAGATCGACGAGATCGCGCGGCTGACCGAGGAGAAGCCGCACCTGCGGGCCGGTCAGCGCCGGCTCGCCGAGGAGCTGACCACGCTCGTGCACGGGGAGGACCAGACACGCCAGGTCATCGCCGCGAGCCAGGCCCTGTTCGGCCGCGGTGAGCTGGCGGAGCTGGACGCCCGCACGCTCGACGCGGTCATGGCCGAGGTGCCGGTGGGCGAGGTGCGGCTCGCGGACGAGCCGACGATCGTCGACCTCCTCGTGGCCACGGGTCTCGTGGACAGCAAGGGCGCGGCGCGCCGCACCGTGAAGGAGGGCGGCGCGTACGTGAACAACGCGAAGAT